The Bacteroidota bacterium region ATAGAAAGTGATTTGCTTTTAAGACTATCGGTTTCCATAATTGCAGACACTTTTCCTAACTGGTTATATGTAAGGTCGTGCCTGGGTGGCCTATATCCTGTAGCTGCAGCCAACTTATCAATACAATGTTTGGAGGTTTCGTTATAAATATAGGTCCCGACATCCGATTTATTGTCAATACGGTCGTTTACACCGCTTTTATATGTCATATGCAATGTTTCTGTATTTCCTACTGATACCGTAGATAAGCGATTTACATTATCGTATGTAAAATTTTCCTGGAAACCATTCATCGTTGAACCATCAAACATATATTCCTTCCTGTAATCCAGTTGTTGCTTATTGTTAAACTGGTAATTAAAATCAACCACATTATCGGCAAAAATTCTATTAAGCCTATTTTCCCCATCATATCCATAAATTGTTGATTTACCGTTTCCCAATGTAACTTTTGTAATTTGGCCAAGGTCATTGACGTCAGAATTATTTAGCGACCAAATATTGATACCATCTTTTGTAATGGAGATAAGATCATTGCTTATATCATTGTAGCCATAAGTCAAACTCATATTATTGGGATAGGTAAGTTTGCTTACCCTGCTTTTATTATCATATTCGTATGTAAAAGTAAATTTATCATTTCCTTTGCTACGGGTTTTCTCGATGATCCTGTCAAAGCTATCATATTTATATAACATTCCTCCATTTGAATTATTAACTCCTGATAATAATCCTATTGTCCCCGGGGCATCATATGTATAGTTGGTAATAAGATTCCCAATAGTTTTTGTTTTTACACGTCCTATACTGTCATAAACTATTGTGGTTTGATTATTTAAAGCATCTGTCTGTGATGATAGTTCCCCATAAATGTTATAATCGTAACTGGTAGTTCCGGCATCAGGATCTGTTAAAGTTTTCTGTAAACCGGTTTCATCAAAATAAGTAATTGTTTCAGCTCCTGAACCTCCATTGGGTTGTATACTCCTAGGGTTGGAATTTTTATAATACAGATAACTGATACTTCCCCCCGGGTCGGTTGTCGAAGTTAATAATCCTGCTGCGTCATATGTTTCTGTATAGGTTTCCCCGGTACTATAATGAGTTGTCGTTTTTCTGTCTATATCATCGGAATAACTGATAGTATCCGTAACTGCATCCGGTAAAGTTTGTTCAGTCAATCGACCATAGCCATCATACAAGTTGGTGGTTGTTTTAGTCGCACTTCCTGATGGCGGATATGGGTCGGAAAAAATCCAGCTCTGACCTAATGAATTATATTTACAATCAGAATAGGTAACTTTCCCATTAAAACCGGATACGGCTTCTCTTAGCAAATGTCCTACTGCATCGAAATATTCGGCACTGATAAAATGGTTGTCTTCATCAACCGATGACACATAATAAAGAGCATTGTCCGGTTTATAAGAGGTAAAATTACCATTATCTGCCCAATTTATTAATGAAACTATTTTAGTTGCATCTGAAAAGGTCGTACTTGTAAGACCATCCCAATCATCAAATGTAAATGTGGTTGGTAAACGGTTCAAATCCCATTTTACCAATGGATTTCCCCAATTATCGTAAGAGGTCTCCGTATAATGATTCAAAGAATTAAATTGCTTTTTTATAAATCTTTTATCATCGGTATATACTGCCGAATCTCTACGGTCACCAACAGTTGTAGAGATAACATTTCCTACTTCGTCATAAGTTAATTCTGTAGAAACGGCTTTTGTGGTTCCAGAAAAATCTGTTTTCTTTTTTACCGTACCGTTATCATTATACTCAAATGCTGTAGTAATAGAGAATTTACCATCCGTATCTTTGTGCGTTTGTTCGGTTACCACATTATCCGGTGCATTAGGGTAAGGGTTCAAATTATTTTTTAACCTTTGGGCATACCCATTGTAAATATTTTTCTTGGAAGCTACAATTTTATTACTGGTAGGATTTGTGTAATCAGTATAGTCAATTTCATTTGAAAGAATATTCCCGTTATTATCATAAGAAACAATAGAAGTAGTTGTGATTTTTTTCAGATAATCGGTTTGAGTTGAGATGCTGGGATATATAAATACATGCTTCAGCCCGTTAGGGAAAGCAGTCAATGAATAGGAAGAGAGTGGAGTATTTGAATCTGAAACAACTGTTGAACCAACAATTGTCTTTGAATAAGTCGGAAAAGGTTGAATGTAATTTTTTGATCCTGATGATAAAGAAAACTCATAGTCTTGTTCAGAAGATGTATTCGTAAGGGAATCATATACCATAAATTTTCCAAAACCAAGAAATCCACGTTGTAAATCTTGAGTAGCATTAGCATATGAATATTTCTTTACAATATCCGATGATACGCCATTTGGAATTGTGACCTTTTTTACTAAATATGCAGAGTTTCTTAATAATGCTAATGGAAATATAGGATTTGAATTTGAGGAATAATTAATTCCAACTGCTGTTGTAATATATGAAATACGTGTATTTTGACCTAAACCATCGAATAAGGAAGTCACCATTCCCCCTCCAAAATTGGTATTGGGTGTAGAATATAACCGCCATCTCTGGGTCATATCTGTAGCACCATAACAGTCGTATCCAAAATTCATAAGATCAGGACGCCCATCTCCATTAAAATCACCAGAAACAAAAAGTTTAGCCTGTGCATCGTCCTCAGTATGCGATGTTGCAGTAGTTTTTGAAAGTGAAACATTATCCCCGGTAGATTGATACCAATAGGTATTGAAATAATTAAATATGCCCCAACTTTCTCCTGTAAAAGAATTATGACCAAATTCATAATCTGCATCAAAAACAATTAAATCAGATTTTCCATCATTATTAAAATCCGTAACAATACAATTATGAGTTGCATCATCTTTATCTGTATAATCTTCATTCTGAGCGGTGACTGATGGTAAAAGTTTTTGGTCAAAACCTAAATTCCCATTATTTAATAAAAGGTACCAATTTGGAGACTCATGCTGGTTAATGACGAAATCAACCAAGCCATCGCCGTTAAAATCACCCGTTTTTATGATGTCACAAGTACTGTTTAATATGCCATCTACTAAATCCCCAACTGTAAAAGTGTTATCCCCATTATTTAAATAAATGATGTATTCATTATCAGTTAAAACCATAATATCATTTAATCCATCTGCATTAAAATCTGCAATAAAAATATTTTTAGGAGCATTTGTCGTAGAAACATTAAAGTTAATCCAATTATTATCCCAATTTGTCGAACCAAACCTTATTTTCCCAGGATAATTCATACTTGACGATTGACTATCTTCAATATATATAATATCATCTATTCCATCATTATTCAGATCTCCAATAGCATAAATTGGAAGTTTATCAGTACTGGATAGTAATTTTTGTGCAAAAACTGGAGTATTCTGATTATAATTAAGTACAAAAAAATCTATTTCATTCCAAGAATTAGTCTTATTAAAATATGGAACAATAATATCTGGAATATTATCACCATTCAAATTCTGAACACAAGACGTTGAAGAATAGCATTTAAAATCATCCCAAACTAAATTAGGTATATATTCATAGTTTGGTCCAAGCGAAAAAGATGTGATTCCTTCAGGAGAAATAGAGGCATAAAAAATTTGTACGACATTAACTTGAGACCAACTTTCTCCCCCATTATAATAAGAATAATGTTTATAAGGGAAAAAACTTATTAAATCAGTTAGTCCATCACCATTAACATCTCCAGTTGTCCAGTTCCTTTGTGAAAAATTAACTTGATTATAATAAGAATCTTCCGGTAATAAAGGATTGTTTAGAGTTACTTTGTCAGAATTATAATCTCCCCATTTCAAATAAGTAGGATTTAGTTTAGTTCCATTCCCATTGCTTTCGGTTATTTTAGAAAGTCTTGAAAAAGCATCTTGAGTATATTCAAAATTATAAGTGCGAAATACCTGGTTTCCAGTTTTTGTAACAATTTTATACAATTCCTGGTCAATTTGTCCTTTTAAAGGGAAATAATGGATATTAATGGGATCATTACGGATTTCATAGAAGAATTCTAAAGAGCTGGAAGTACCTACTCCGGATTTATTGGTACCGTAAGAGATTTTTTTCAGATAAGTTACTAATCCTTTTTGCTCATAGGTATAACTAATAGTATTTCCAGACACATCCACCACAGAGTCTAAGTACCAAGCCAATATGGCATTTGTCCCATTTGCACTATAAAGTGTACGTCCATTGGGACTTCCATATACATATTTTGTCCCATTTTTAGTATAAACTTCAAACCAGTTAGGACTATTTTTTCCGTATATTCCTTTAGATATAATATGTGAAAATGTCTCGTTTTCAGTACGATAAGTTGATTCATCTGCACCGTAAATCCCAGTATTAGGAACAAGCCTGTTTCCATCCAAAATAAAGCGGTCTGTAGTATCAATGGCTAAACCGCTAACCCGATTATCACTATATAGATTTTTAGGAACGCGGGTTATTGCAGAAAGTCCTGATAGATTACATCCCCATCCCAACAGTCCATTTCCTGTTTGACTATTATAAATAACGGAAATTTTAGGCTCTAGATTATTTAATCCTTTAGGTACAGATATAGGTATTTCGTAAGTAGCAGCTCCTGTAGGAGTAACATTAAAAAAACCGGTAAGTGTTCCGAAAGGCAAATTGGTATCAACTTTTCGGGTCGAAAGGTCAGGAGTGTTTGTTAAATAATTGGCAGGTAAATCTAAACTTTCATCAACGCTTGCATTAAATGCAGGATTAGAACTGGAAGCATAGCCATTTAAGGAACAATAAAACCCTGCTTTTAAAATAATACTATCCCTGGCATTTAAATTTACACAAGGAGACAACACAGAAGAATCCTTGGTTATTGTGACACCTACTTCATTTGTACATTGAGCTTGTACAAAAACAATATTTATTAAAAAAATGCTGATAATAAACAGTAAGTAAAGAAAACTTTTTTTCATTTGTTTGTTTTTTTATGCTTTAAAAGTCTGATTACTCAAACTTTTAAAAATCAATGTCTCTATTCTTTTATAATTTTCCATGTACTTATTTTATTTCCTAGTATAATTTTTAATATATAATCACCCGCCTGATAATTAGATAAATCAAGTGACATGTTACTGTTAACTGTTTTTTGAGAGATTAGAATTTTCCCTGAAATATTGAAAAGATATAAAGCTGAATTCTTTTCTTTATCATAACCTTGAATTTCCACTGTTAAATTTCCTTTTGTAGGGTTAGGATAAATAAGAATTTTTTGTTGACCCAATTTTTCTTCGAACATTTGTTTTTTTGTATTACTGGTATCAGTTTTAGCGACTAATGCAGATTTCTTTTTGGGAAGGGTTATTGTGCGTAAAACACGATTTCCAGCATTATCATACATATAAGATATGGTATCGCAATCATAATTTATTTTTGTTCGTGCATTGATATGATTAATATCAAACAATGAATATATTATGGGGAAAAAAATTAATATAGGTATAAAAGTTTTCATATGTAAAAGATATAAGTTAGCATTCAGTTTGTAATTCGATTTTGAAAACTATTCTATGGTTCTGTAAATATTTATGTTATTTTTATATTATCAATTAATAAAGTGAATATTACAGTTATATTATTTTATATTAAATATCACTAGTGTCCACAAAACTTAATAATTAACTTTTATAACAAACAGATAATATGCAGATTTCATTAGTAAATGCCATGTCCACGATTTGAATTTTTATTTCGCAATTATGAACAAAACATAAAACTTAACTCATTTATAATAAACATATTTGTAAATCAAAATTAATACTTTTGAATTTTAAGTGGACACTAATGATTAAATATACATGTTAAAATTATGAAATATTTTAACTTTTAATTAATTTTTCTTTATAAATTTAATGTTAAAATTAATATTTTATATATTTAACATAAATAACTCATTAATAATGATATAATAAAATTATAAAATGAAAAAAACAGTTTTAATAACAGTATTAGTAAGTTTCTTTATTAATTCTTTTGCCCAATTAAAAGTTAGTTCAAGTAATAATGTAGGTATAGGGGATGTCTCTGATCCCGGTATATATAGATTATGGGTACAAAACGGAAATGCCCGCTTAATGTTTGGAGCTAATACAAATGGTACGGGAGCTAACTTATTCAGATTGTGGAATAATGTAGGATCAGCATTGAGTATTAATTCATATAATAATTTGTATTCATCTTTTATTACAGATATTGGAGCGAATTATGCAGTAAACGGAGTAAATGGTTATACCCAATATTGCATCGTAGGTTCAAAGTATGCACCCATGATTCGTCTTAACGCAGATGAAGGGTCAATATCATTATTCGGTGAAAATGGTCCTACGACTAGTTCAAGCAATCGTAGTCTATACCACTGCCTCGGGGTTTATATAGCTTCTAATGGCAATGTAGGAATTGGAAACTATTCTCCATCAAGTGCACTTGATGTAAACGGGGATATTTACATATATGGATCTCTTGCAATAAGTTCAGATTCCAGACTTAAAGAAGACATTACAACCATTACTTCTTCTTTAAAAAACATTTCAAGTTTACGGCCGGTAAAATATAAATTAAAACAGGAAATAAATGAACCCACTTCCTTATTAGCTTCAAATAATCTTTCAGATTCTGCCAGAATGTCTTTGTCCAATATTAAGCAAAATACAGATACCGCTATTTTTAACCGCTATCATAATGGTTTCATCGCTCAAGAAATTCAAAAAATATATCCGGAACTGGTATATACAAATAAGAAAGGGATATTAAGTGTTGATTATATCGGTTTAATACCAATATTAACGAATGCTTTAAATGAACAGGAAACATTAATCGAAAAACAGTCTGCAACCATTAAAAGTCAGAATGATGACATAGCCCTAATTAAATCTCAGTTGGTTGAAATAGAGAAACTGTTAGTAAAACAAAAAAATTAATGATAAGTATTTACTATTGACGAAAGAACCGGCGCAGCATATTAGATGCTTATATCTTTAGAACGCTTCTATCCGATGTCCGGGTGATAACAGAGACCTGGATGACGGATTATAATGAAAATAGACCTAAATATTCATTGGGAGACATGTCTCCCAATGAATAAGACTGAAATAAATATTACTAATTTAGCAGTCTAATTAATGACGGCCCTAAAAAGGGGAAGCTGACATCCGATCCGGTATATGACAGGTTTAAAATTAATTTTGAACCAAAAAATCGCTTTCAGCTAGAATTTCATGGAAATTTCTCTGTACTTCCGAAGATGTGACGGAATTTAAAATTTTCATGGGCATTTCAATTTCATCGTACATTTTGTACCGGGCATTAAATGTTTTGTGGTTGGCATCAGCAAATACTCCATAGAACTCGCCGGCTTCCAATTGTTGAAATACCTGCGGGGGATAGATGTCTACCTCCCTTGGAGATCGGGTGGACGAACTGATAAAAAGATCCCCTTGCCGAATTGACTTGCTTGAAAATTCCTTGAACTCCTTACCAAACATTTTACTGTAACGTTCGGCCGTTTGAGGATCCCTCACCAAACCGTACATTTGATTGGCCAGGTTGGCCAATATCTTATCCCTTCCGATCCGTCCGTAAGTCCCCTCCCCTTGCACCATATCCTGGCAAATAAAAAAAGTGATGATTTTATTTTCCCTTGCAGTAGCCGGGATATTATCAAAATTAGGAATCTTTATTGTAGTTCCTTCATCAAGCATCACAATGCTGGGGCTTTTGCCTTCCTGGTTCATCTGCTTTAAAGCCATATTAATGGTCAGGGCAATAACGGGAGAAAAAACATCTTCCAGAACCTGATAATTTGAGATGCACAACAGTTTGGGCTCCTGTGGATTATTGAGGTCAAGGCTAAAATCATTCCCGGAAAGCACGTAAAACAACTCTGGCAGTGCCAGTTTTCTCATCCCGCTGGACATACTGGCCGCCACACCGGCCATCTGCTTTTCTGAAACGGCACTTTGCAAAAATGGAGCGGCAATAAGGGAAGCTTGTTTATTTTTGGATACAAAATCATATACTTTGCATATATCCTTATTTAAAGAAATAGCTACAGCATAAGGTAAAGAACATTGCTCAGGAAAATCTTCCTTTAGTCTCCACAGGATGCCGGCAAGACCAGATTCAGCGGCATCAATAAAAAAGGGGTCTTTGGATTCTTCAGAACCCTTAACAAGGTTTCTAATCAAGGTAGAAGCAGCTTGAGATGCGTAAGCAGGATTTTCAAGCATTTCTGGAGCTACCGGATTAACCCTTTCCGAATACTTTAAATCAAAGAAATTTACAAAATGTAACTTAACCGAAGAATTGTATTTTTTATACATCGTTAAAGCACAGCAGGTCAGATCAAACTTTTTATAGTCGTATATCGCCCCACAGACATTTAAGCGGGCACAATTTTCAATGGTGGGCTTGGTTATACTTTTGGTTTTCCCGGAACCGGCCCCCCCAAAAACACCAAAGCCCCTAAATGGGTTTTCAATGATTAATTTCCCTTGATCGGTATGATATATAAATTTAAAATCATCCGCTTCAATTTTTTTGTCAGAAATAAAATGTAAAAAAATGGCCAGGGCCAACGGAGGCAAAACATAGATGGCCAAAAATAAAAACAACCGAAAATTCCAGATTTTATTTAGGAATAAGCCAAAAAACAGAATGATTAAGGATATTGATATAATTCGTATTGGAATTTTGCGGAGCTTAATAATGAGATAAAATATACCGGTGAGTATTAAGTCAGCAAATAAAATAAAAAGTTTAGTCTGTAAGGTCATAATATTTAAATTATAAAATATACATAAACTAAGTTAGCTACATATAATATAAATGTAATAGATATTATTTATTTAATTTATATTATATATAATATATTACTTATATATGATCTATTAATAATGAATACTATATATTTTATACATAATATTTAAAATATAAATATTATATCTACTATTAAAACATTTATAATATAAATCATATAATACATAATTATCAAATATATAATATAATAATTAAATTAATTAATAAACATATTTAATTTAGTAATCCTATTTATGTTATGTATTATATAAACAATATTCATAATACAAATACACTTATTAATATTAATACTATTTATACAATATTAAATATATATATATTATTTATTTTATATTTACTATAAATATTATTTATAATATGTTCACTATAATCATTATTTATAATATTAATACTATATTAAATATATATACGAATTATAATATTTTAATTAGTTAATTTAGTTAAATTATTTATAATATATAAAATATATGAATTATACCTAATATTCATAATACGCCAGCTATTCAACACAATTAAAATAGCACATTACATTTCAAGTCCCTGGGAACCTTTTACCAACTCTTTTGAAATTTTTACCGGATTTCCAGCAATAATATTTTTTACCCACTGTACCAGTTGAATGGTGGGTGGCTGATGGTTAAATTCTTCATTTTTTAAATCCCCTACCCCCATGATATCTATTGATGAGTTTCCAATTTTGTAAAGACTGCCTTCTTTTATCCCTTTTGCCAGATTAATCAGGGATTGTGTTTCTATATCCTTGGTCTGCTCATGAAAGTTAGCCAAGTTTTTCAAATAACTTTCATATTGTACATGGGATAAATGCAAGATATGTTTGTCTACTTTATGACTTAAATAAAAATCCTCTATGCTTCTGGAATATTTGTACTTTATATCAAAAAGTGTCTCACATTCAAGCATATATTTATCCCGGTTAAAACCGACCTTTACCGATTTCCCGTTAAGTTTGTGTTTATTACTTTCTCCTTTTGAATTAGCCAGAGGGCTTATACTTTTTGACATGGACCGATCCTTCCGCGAAACTATGATATGGCAATGGGTTTGTAAACCTGGTTTAGGTTCCCCTTCCTTTGCATTATGTTCTTTTACCTGTTTGTCAGTATACTTATATTCTCTGATTTTTTCTACTTTTGCAAAGTAAAGGATATCCTCTCTACATAAATCTTTATTAAAACCTTGGGCGTAGAATTCCATGCAATCATTGACATAATCCTTGAAAAGTTGATTGTATTTCTCTTTTTCAGAAGGGGACATTTGGGCTAAATCATTAATTTTCTTACTTGTTGCCTTAAACGCCAAATAACTTAGCTCTTTTTTTGAGGGATTTATGCTGAGCATAAAAAACCTTGCTTCTTTTTTGTGCAGTCCCTTAACGTTTTGATCAATACTGCTGATTACCTGAAAATCAGAAAAATCTTTGCCTTGAGAATTAAAGAAATTTTCCTGATCAAGTAATTCTTTGCCCTCATTTTCTTTGGATAAATATTTCACCAATTCGCAGCAACTCCGGGTGTTTCCCCCGATATAATTTTTCGTGGAATGAATCTTAATATACATTACATATTAAGTTTTAAACGTTCGAATTCTGCTTTATAATTATTGATAACCGATTCATCAAAACTCACCCCTCGGCCAACCAATTTTTTCCCAGTTTTTAAAAAATCTCTGAATAGATCTTTACTATACTTAATTACAATTTCGGCTTTTTCTTTCAGATTTTCAAGTTCTTCACTATAATTTTTATCTCCCTCCGGACTGGGCTGGTTTTCTTTGCTTCCTCCAGTTTGTAAATGTTGGGAACCTATGCTTCCTGAATGGATTAAGGATTCTAATCGGATTAAATCCTTTTTGGTAATGGCTTCATGCTCAAAATAACTTTGTATTTTTTCATTATTTAACGTAACCTGCTGTACAAGTGGCTTTAAAATCCCTTTTTCTTGTTCCTTGATAAAAGAAACGGTTGTTTCCCTTAATTTTGAAACATCATTCTTGAGTTGTGAAAATTGTTTATCAAAACTATTGGCATTCAGTTCTCTTGGGTCTATGCCCAAAGTGTCAAAGTAGGAGATCATATTTTCTACTAAGGAACCTTTGGATTTCCAATTTAATTTTTTTTTCAGTTCTTCCAGCTTATCATCATAAACTTCGCTGATAGCAACGGTTTTATAGGACATAGCGCGATTATTTAATGGTAATACAACAATATTAATTGATTTAAAGATATTTACTTATATAATTCTAATTACTTATAACTTATTTTATAACAAATATATCTTATTTTTAATTATATACAATTAAAGTAATAAATAATATTATAATATATTATAACTTTCATTATTTATTTTACTGGTTTAAAGGTTTATAATATTTTGTCAATCACACTTTGTGTGATTTCGTCTTGCTTTACTATAAACCTTTTTCAAAGCATTTCTATGCAACTGTATGAAATTTCATTTTATTGGAGATTATAAAAGCATTGTATGAATATTCGATTCTTAATAATTTGAAGTTGTATTAAAAATAAAGGAAATAAGTAATGGATCCCTGAAAACATAGGTAATATAATTAAATGAAAATGTGCAAAATAAATTGAATTGGGAGATTTTGGTAAATCAAAATTGAATGTGCTTCTATTTTTTATTTTGTCGAAGCTTGATCACCTGGAATTAAAGGATAATTAGGAGATTTTGGTAAGTCATCAAAGGATTAATCAACGTTTAAAGGTTTATAATAATCACTTAATGTGCAATATAGATTATATTGGGTGGTTTTGGTAATCAAAAACGCAAAAGTTACGGTTTAGTGGCAATACGATAAAACAATTTAAAACTGAATTGGGAGGAAAAGGTAACTAATTAAAAGTACTTTTTAGTATATTGAATTTCAATACAATGGAGTTTGATATATACTTTAAATTGGGAGGATTTGGTAACAAAAAATAGAATCTTTATTTTTTTGAACTATACACTTTGCAGGATGATCAGCAAAGGCATTAGGAGAAAAAGGTAATTAGTGTGATTGCTTTTTAAATTTTAAATAAAAATTAATAGACAGCTATTCAGATATATGATTGGAATTAGGAGAAATAGGTAAGTAAGAAAAAAA contains the following coding sequences:
- a CDS encoding BfmA/BtgA family mobilization protein, with amino-acid sequence MSYKTVAISEVYDDKLEELKKKLNWKSKGSLVENMISYFDTLGIDPRELNANSFDKQFSQLKNDVSKLRETTVSFIKEQEKGILKPLVQQVTLNNEKIQSYFEHEAITKKDLIRLESLIHSGSIGSQHLQTGGSKENQPSPEGDKNYSEELENLKEKAEIVIKYSKDLFRDFLKTGKKLVGRGVSFDESVINNYKAEFERLKLNM